The DNA region GGTGGTTGAGATTGAAAATAGAGAAGCTGAGATCAGGCTCAGACGCACACAGCTTCCCCTTAGTGTTTGGGCATTTGCATTTTTTGTTGCATTCTATCTTGTAGTATCCAAGTAATTATTAACTAGTGTTTGTAAACCATCACTTATGTTGGCTTTGTGGCTTTGTACTCGACTTTTGCACTTGTATTGGACGTGCACTTCACGTAATATGAAGTGTTTGTAGTCAGTTTGTAGTCAACCGAAGTATTGGATGTAGAACTTAGTAGATAATGTATAAATCGCCCTTCTATTTGTGTCATTGAACTGATTGTTGACAAACTGGTCCACACACTTAATTGTATGTTAAACGAATTTCAAACGAGAATGTCCTGAAATATTCCATATGAATGTTCCAAACTAATTCATAACATTTCATATTGAAATATTAACAAGAATTTTTCCAAGATAATGCCATTAACAATATTCATAACATTTCATATTGACATAGCAAAAAACCATATCTAGAAAAACTCCATCCCCCGATACAGTTTGGCATAACTGTAACCAAAACATTAATAACTCAATAACATCAACTAAAAATACTCCACTAAATGTCCTGAGTTTACATGTGGCTAAGTTTACATATGAACTCAATCTACCTACATGCATTAAATCCACAAAATGTTTTCCATCCAACTCTCTCATCCAAGCCACATAATATTTTCCATCCACAAGAATCTGCCCACATTCCCATACAAACGTCATGGATTACATTCAATCTTAAGAAATCTATTAACCCAAAGCCACATTTCTTACCATATTGCTTATAATAACTCAATAAATCTTCAAAGGAATTAAACTCCATCCCCTTGCTTGGCTCCTCAACCATATCATTCTCATCCATTACCACATTATGAGATGTCCCAGCACTACAATCTACCTCTGTTTCCCGTGTATTCAGGTAATCCTCAGTACTTTCTTCAACTCTTGGAGAATCACATTGCACTTCAGTTTCCCCACCATCAGGGCTATTATCTTTGTACCTTTATAGTTGCTTGTAGCAAAGCTTGTACTGATGTGAGGAGTCGAACTTTCCATGCCATCTTGAAATGGGTATTGGTTGCCAACATTATATGGTAGAAAAGCCGGTGACCACGCAGGCACCGATCCAAAGTACCCAGGCATGTCATTTAGAATGTTTGGACTAGTTGATGGTATGCCCTAACATATGAATACAACATCTTGTTAATGACGTAActttctaataaataaaaactcattaaaatccaaatatttttctattgatATATACCGCAAATGAGGTGTTTGAGCTGCCAGGTGTAAGGGAGGGTGGTTGTTCTTTCTCGTTTCCCATGCTGAAAAGAAGACAAATGCAACTCAATTTATATCTTATCATAGAATAAGAGTATCAATACATTCAAGccacaaaaattaatacaatttttataaattttggtaCAAGTTAAAAATTGTAACACACATATATTTGTTACAAAATATGTTGGTAGGCTGGTAAATATATGCATACAAGATATTAGATATGAAATATCAgtacatatgaaaaaattggccATTAACATATGggtattttataaaagtaataaatataaaataaaatcatccgTATATTGTATTActataaatattctaatttatatttattatctcaTTTACACTTAACTCAAACAAAATAATCCAACCCAGTAAATACTTATCCATAAATAATACTTCATCAATATCTTGATTCCTTTGggaaattaaatttcatttttcaagtttcctaaccaatctgtttttttttttttttttcttttaagtaaaaTAGAGTTTTCAAAACCCCCAGTTCAAAAGCAACCAATTCATTCTCCTTTCTTCATCATGAGAGGTCCAGCATATGATGTCAAACACTCCTGAAAAAGTCCACATTAGGAAATTATAAATGGAAGGACGTTGAGTTAGGCCAATTCAGACTATTATACCTCTTAAAATAGGTTCAACATATTCATTGAAGTTGGAAATCCATTACTAAATCAACCAGGCAAAGTAAATGCACTTGACTGATTGTCAGATAGGAATTTCCTATAAATGGAGTCTTTATGTTTTAACTCAAATTGTTGGCCATAgcgtttttgttttggaatattCACACTTAATTAACTCAAACACAAGGAAACAAACCCAGTACAACATACACAATAATCCAACTAGGTCTGATAAATTCGTGTAAATAGAAATCCAACATGTCTATCCAACGCAGTGATAAATTAGTGTTATAATAATTGAACACTACAAAAACCACAAACAGAGCCACCCACCAGCCACAAACGTGGACTTTGTATGAACTTATCACTATAACAAAATTGCCATGAATTCAAGACAAAATCACAGAACAAACCAACGGCAAGCACAGATGCCGCCGACAACCAAAAACAGAGAAGGCCGACAACCAAAACATAAGGCTGACCGTCGATGGTTGAACACCTAAGTTACTTACACGACGACGACAGATCTAGAAGCTGGGAGGCGTTTACGGCATGAACCACGGCGACCAAAGCCGGCTGAAGACGGCGACGAAATACGGCTTTGCTCGGCGACCGAACTCGGGGGAATCTCAGATCTCCTCTAACGTTGACTGATTTCTCTCCTCTCCTCCGGTCCAAAATGCTCAAAATGCCACTCGTACTCGTTTCCCCCCTCTTTCTGTtctgcttttttttctttttcttttcttttctttttttttacttgctcAGCTGACGTGGCATATGCCACGTCAGCCGGGGACGCAACCCCGGTGGTACCTAGAAGaactgttttattattattattgtaagctgaaaaaacaaacaaacggGTTCTGTTGATTAGCCCAAgcccattttaattttaaaattaaaagttcgTTGTTAATTGTGTAATTATTAGTGGAAACATCCGCCGCAGGCCCACATATAATTCCCGCGGAAACCTTTTGTCAGTTTGCGCGCGCGGAATTATTcaaaaataggaaaagaaaaattgaagatCAAATACGTATTCCCGCCAACTCCTACAGTTAGTTTGCCTAATCTCTCTCGGTTATCTTCACATGCAAAACCTCCGTTCCCCTCTCCCTACCCGATAAACCCGTAGACCCCCCGATTTGTTGAAAATGGACCTCTCGGAGGTAGTCAAAAAGTTGGGCCTGTCTGAGTCCAAGCACTTGATCCGGAAAGCCGCAGAGCTCCGTCGCCTCTGTGACGTCCAGTTCGACTCCTCCATTATCGGCGTCGTGAGTTTCATTACAATCTTCATTCAagtacatttttaaaaatatatggaaaTGGGCAAATGAATATTTAGTGATAATTGAATATTGGGTTGTTACTTGTAGGGAGAGGTTTGTAAAGCTATAATCTGCTTAGAAATCGCCGCGACAAGGTACTGATCTTATTGCTTAATCGATGAAAACttcgtttttctttttggataaGGGTGTTATCGTTCCGATTATTGGATTCAATGATTATAGGTTAGGGGTTTTATTTGATCGGCAAAGTGCTATAAGGCTGAGTGGCATGTCGGAGAAGGCTTATAGCAGGTCTTTCAATTCGTTGCAGAACGGACTTGGCGTCAAGTGCGTGCCTTTTTGCTCGTTTTACTTATAACGTTTGAGTTTTATTCTATTGGTATGGGTGGTGAAATGGGGCTTAGATTGGATTGGAGTGTTGCAATGCTGTGATGTTTTAATTTGCAGGAACAACCTGGATGTAAGGGAGTTGGCGATTCAGTTCGGATGTGTGAGGCTCATCCCTTTTGTGAAAAAGGGCTTATCTCTGTAAGACTCATTTACTTTCACAATGTCAGCATTTCCGAGTATGAAATTTATTACTTTTGCAAAATGCTAAATGTTTCACAATGTTGGTGGTCATTTTAGTTTAGGTATTTTGGTTaatgtgtttttttctttttcttttggatttCAAAGTGTTTGAAGTCTATAGTCGCTGGCCCTTTTCCGATTTTGTTGAGATGCTATATGTGAACGTTTGTTAAAATGTTTGCTTTTCAGTTATAAGGAACGGTTTCTGGCTTCATTGCCAGCTTCTCGGCGGGCGAGTGCTGACTTCACTCGCCCCTTGTTTACTTCTGTGGCGTTCTATTTGTGTGCTAAAAAGCATAAGGTACCTCATTAATAGCCTATATCTCtacttattaaaataataatgattcaTGTCTCTTCTTCACCATACATAGGAAGGGGAATGAGTTCCCTTATAGTGTTTTGACCTAATTATGATATTTTCCTGCTTATTTTACAGCTAAAGGTAGACAAGCTCAAGTTGATCGAGCTCTGTGGTGCATTTGAACCTGAATTCTCTAATGTAAGACAGGCGACTTCGAATTATGCATGATTGTTATGTGTAGCCAGCTATAACTTTCGTTCTTGGCTTTTAATATGTCTGATAACGATTAGTGTTTCCTTCTGCAGGTTTCTACATCCATGAAGGACTTGTGCCATGATGTTTTTGGAGTTGCAAAGGAGAAGAAGGATGCCGGAGATGTAAAGGGGAATCGAGGTATGTCCCTATAGATGCTTAGATTGTCACTTTGTAGCGTTATGTTTGAGTCAGTCAATGTTGCTAAGCACCTTATATCTTCCTTCCTTTTCAGAACTTTTGGACGTATTACctggaaaaaggaaaatggaggaTGGTGGTTATTTATCTGATGATGAACCAGAGGTACTATAACAGCATGACAAATTGTTGtccagtttttttcttttcttttcttttcttcaggTAACGTGAGTCACTCTTGTTTGGCTCTAGATAAGATCAAATGTAGAGATGTATCCAGTCCTCTCAGCTCTGATACTCATTTTGGCCATTAGCCTTAGCATTACTGTATTGACTTTCATATTGACCTCTTGATCTCGTTTTGGAATTTAATATGGCTGCAATGTTTTTCCTCTTGCTCCAGTTTTTAAAATGGATCACATTATCTAGAGGGCTGCAGGTTACCCATCTTTAGAGGGTGCAAACTCtagtttattcaatttttagAGAGATTGTTAAGGCCTGCATTTCTCTGCTTCAAGTCAGCACATTTTAGTTTCCCAGATTTGTACGAGTTGGGTTATTTTCTGAATTCTTGTATAAAATTTGCGTGCTTATGTTCCTAATAATCTCACCGGGGCACCGCTAGATTATTGTCGTAAAGTGTAGAGGCAGCATACTAATATAGttcataataatatgaaaatactatatattatactctTATCATATTCTTATCTTACTATAATGATGTGGCATTATCCATCAAATCTTCAATTTGTCATTTTAAAAATCAAGAATTGATATAAAATGGTTGATGGGTATTGTCACGTCAACACAGTAGGATAGAAGTGAGATGAGTGCTTAGCATATATCGTAACTTAACAATAATATGTACGAAATATGAAATCAGCACTTAATGAGTggtaaataataaatttcaccaAATAGAGGGAGTATGTGTTCCCACTGATCAGTTCGAGCTCAATGGACTGTGATGACATGTAGTTGGGATCCGATTCTAGAAGGCTCTGGCACTGGCCTTAGTTGATTTGTAGGGTGTTAGACGAGATTTCTAATTAATAGATTCACTTTTTGTTGTATGACCAGATAGATGCTCTTGGAAATGTCAGTGTTTTACATCTGAATTGAGCTTTATATGCAAGTATGAGCCAAGATAGAAAATAGGGGACAGTGAATCACTGCAAAAATCCCACTACCACCCATTTATTGAGGCTGTCATTGTGCTTTGCTATATAGCGTAGTCATCTTGCCTTATCCAATATTATGGTGTGAA from Carya illinoinensis cultivar Pawnee chromosome 6, C.illinoinensisPawnee_v1, whole genome shotgun sequence includes:
- the LOC122313864 gene encoding origin of replication complex subunit 6-like, giving the protein MDLSEVVKKLGLSESKHLIRKAAELRRLCDVQFDSSIIGVGEVCKAIICLEIAATRLGVLFDRQSAIRLSGMSEKAYSRSFNSLQNGLGVKNNLDVRELAIQFGCVRLIPFVKKGLSLYKERFLASLPASRRASADFTRPLFTSVAFYLCAKKHKLKVDKLKLIELCGAFEPEFSNVSTSMKDLCHDVFGVAKEKKDAGDVKGNRELLDVLPGKRKMEDGGYLSDDEPEFSSYKKIKRTEKHAYL